The following proteins are encoded in a genomic region of Syntrophales bacterium:
- a CDS encoding monovalent cation/H+ antiporter subunit D family protein has protein sequence MISEQFPALIVVTPLILSFFIPVVGWWNRKLCLPIVLIALSVCLVSAFGILDTVIKHGTVHYRLGNWEPPWGIEYVIDHLNAYVAIIVSCIALLVAIYSKKSVEQELPEHKIPQFYTLFLLNITGLLGITVTGDVFNLYVLLEIASFSAYGLVAIGEEGALVASFRYVIMGTIGACLYLLGVGYLYIVTGSLNMADLAQLLPHLYHSKVVLVAFAFFMVGIAIKMALFPLHVWLPDAYTHAPSAVSAAIAATMTKVGAYVMIRIMFTVFKPYFSIETIPATTILGWVAVAAMIFGSILAIAQSDLKRMFCYILLAEVGYIVMGISLANRMGLTGAILHILNDAFMMACLFLVAGAIMYKMGTRDIRNFRYLHRKMPFTMAAFTIAALSVIGIPPTCGFFSKWYLILGAIYGGQWMFAVVLVLSSLLSAVVFFRVIEKVYFEPTVDIHNGESHEMVEVVRDEAPLSMLLPIFITVAGIMLLGIFSGKIISTVIQFAIPAGF, from the coding sequence GTGATCTCTGAACAATTTCCTGCCCTCATTGTAGTTACTCCTTTAATTCTCTCTTTCTTTATCCCTGTAGTGGGGTGGTGGAACAGAAAGCTGTGTCTTCCTATCGTCCTTATTGCCTTATCTGTATGCCTGGTCTCCGCCTTTGGCATTCTTGATACAGTCATAAAACACGGGACCGTACACTACCGCTTAGGAAATTGGGAACCTCCCTGGGGGATAGAGTATGTCATAGACCATCTCAATGCCTATGTAGCAATTATAGTATCATGTATCGCCCTCTTAGTGGCCATCTATTCAAAAAAGAGCGTTGAACAGGAACTACCTGAACACAAAATTCCCCAGTTTTATACACTTTTTCTCTTAAATATTACCGGTCTATTAGGCATCACGGTTACGGGTGATGTATTTAATCTTTATGTGCTGTTAGAAATTGCCTCGTTTTCTGCCTATGGCCTTGTAGCCATAGGGGAGGAAGGGGCGCTTGTTGCCAGTTTTAGATATGTGATTATGGGGACCATTGGCGCCTGCCTCTATTTGCTTGGTGTAGGTTACCTTTATATAGTCACTGGCTCACTCAATATGGCTGACTTAGCTCAATTGCTACCTCACCTCTACCATTCTAAGGTAGTGCTGGTTGCCTTTGCCTTCTTTATGGTGGGAATAGCTATAAAGATGGCACTTTTCCCGCTTCATGTATGGCTTCCGGATGCCTATACCCATGCTCCATCGGCAGTGAGTGCAGCGATTGCAGCCACAATGACCAAGGTAGGGGCCTATGTGATGATAAGGATTATGTTTACCGTATTCAAGCCTTATTTTTCCATAGAGACGATACCGGCGACTACCATACTCGGCTGGGTGGCTGTAGCTGCTATGATTTTCGGTTCCATACTTGCCATTGCCCAATCCGATCTTAAAAGGATGTTCTGTTATATCTTGCTTGCCGAGGTGGGTTATATAGTGATGGGCATCAGTCTAGCAAACCGGATGGGCCTTACAGGAGCTATCCTCCATATCCTTAATGATGCCTTTATGATGGCATGCCTGTTTTTAGTAGCAGGGGCCATAATGTATAAGATGGGTACGAGAGATATCCGCAATTTCAGATACCTGCATAGAAAGATGCCCTTTACGATGGCTGCCTTTACCATAGCTGCCCTCTCCGTGATAGGGATACCACCTACCTGTGGCTTTTTCAGTAAGTGGTATTTAATCTTAGGGGCGATTTATGGGGGGCAGTGGATGTTTGCCGTAGTTCTCGTGCTGAGCAGCTTATTAAGCGCGGTGGTATTTTTCCGGGTGATAGAGAAGGTATATTTTGAACCCACAGTAGACATTCACAATGGAGAAAGTCATGAGATGGTTGAGGTTGTTAGGGATGAGGCCCCCTTGAGCATGCTTCTTCCCATATTCATCACGGTTGCAGGGATAATGTTATTGGGTATCTTTAGCGGAAAGATTATCTCTACTGTGATTCAGTTCGCAATTCCCGCAGGCTTTTAG
- a CDS encoding monovalent cation/H+ antiporter subunit D family protein encodes MEIITSIRPVLAIMVSLVAACLILLTSEKSRNLRELWTILASVAKFAIVASMIPLVLQGKVLEYTVISLAPGLLLQFRVDAFGLLFGVLASSLWIATSIYSIGYMRGLKGHAQTRYFFCFAIALSATMGIAFAANLLTLFIFYEILTIATYPLVAHKETPEAIKAGRKYLAYTLTAGVVILFATVLVYRLTGTLDFKPGGFIAGYASADMLRFLFVALILGFGVKAAIMPVHEWLPTAMIAPTPVSALLHAVAVVKAGVFGVLRVILYVFGPELLHDSGLWLILAYFVSFTVIGAAMLALAQDNLKRRLAFSTINNLAIIILGAALLSPGAIRGGMLHMAYHGFMKITLFFVAGAIYVKTHKENVSELDGLGRQMPLTMGSFAIGAMGLAGVPLTCGFISKWYLCMGSLEAKEIVFLFAFLASALLDVAFFFPVVYSSFFKKPGKDVNPRFDEASMFMVIPLMVTAIISVILGIFPNAFVHFFEIVNLAVENILGI; translated from the coding sequence ATGGAGATCATAACATCCATAAGACCAGTTTTAGCTATCATGGTCTCTCTTGTCGCGGCCTGTCTTATTCTTCTTACCAGCGAGAAATCAAGAAATCTCAGAGAGTTATGGACAATCCTGGCCTCGGTGGCTAAATTTGCAATTGTCGCCTCTATGATTCCCCTTGTCCTTCAGGGTAAAGTCTTAGAATACACTGTAATTTCCCTTGCACCCGGGCTTTTATTGCAATTCAGGGTAGATGCCTTTGGCCTTTTGTTTGGCGTTCTGGCTTCTTCGCTCTGGATCGCCACCTCCATATATTCTATAGGTTATATGAGAGGCTTAAAGGGGCATGCACAGACAAGGTATTTCTTTTGTTTTGCCATAGCCCTTTCTGCTACCATGGGGATTGCCTTTGCTGCCAATCTACTAACCCTCTTCATCTTCTACGAGATATTGACCATAGCTACCTATCCATTAGTGGCTCATAAAGAAACACCAGAGGCCATAAAGGCCGGCAGGAAATATCTTGCCTATACACTAACGGCGGGGGTCGTCATATTATTCGCCACAGTGCTTGTCTATCGTCTGACCGGAACCCTGGATTTTAAACCTGGTGGATTTATAGCAGGCTATGCCTCGGCAGATATGCTCCGATTTTTATTTGTAGCCTTAATTTTGGGCTTTGGTGTAAAGGCAGCTATTATGCCTGTACATGAATGGCTTCCTACTGCCATGATTGCCCCTACACCGGTAAGCGCCTTGCTTCATGCCGTGGCAGTGGTGAAGGCGGGCGTGTTCGGTGTCTTAAGAGTTATCCTTTATGTCTTTGGCCCAGAACTCCTCCACGACTCAGGGCTCTGGTTAATATTGGCCTATTTTGTCTCCTTTACCGTAATCGGGGCTGCCATGCTTGCCCTGGCACAGGATAACCTGAAGAGGAGGCTTGCATTTTCTACCATAAATAACCTGGCAATCATCATCCTTGGGGCAGCTTTACTTTCTCCTGGTGCGATAAGAGGTGGGATGCTTCATATGGCCTACCACGGCTTTATGAAGATCACCTTGTTTTTCGTTGCGGGAGCCATCTATGTAAAGACTCATAAAGAAAATGTGAGTGAACTGGATGGATTGGGCAGGCAGATGCCTCTCACCATGGGTTCATTTGCCATAGGAGCTATGGGGTTGGCTGGAGTGCCGCTTACCTGTGGGTTCATAAGTAAATGGTATCTATGTATGGGTTCCCTGGAAGCCAAAGAGATTGTCTTTCTTTTCGCCTTTCTTGCCAGCGCCCTTCTGGATGTAGCCTTCTTCTTCCCTGTAGTGTACAGTTCCTTCTTTAAGAAACCGGGGAAAGATGTAAACCCACGTTTTGATGAGGCATCTATGTTTATGGTAATTCCCCTTATGGTCACGGCCATTATTTCCGTGATATTGGGGATTTTTCCCAATGCCTTTGTACATTTCTTTGAGATAGTTAATCTTGCCGTAGAAAACATATTGGGGATTTAA
- a CDS encoding Na+/H+ antiporter subunit E, translating to MAFTVTFFILLTFWILMSGLFDPWHFTIGIIACALVAYMSHDFLFKDIRSKNKHLEVIRFIKYLPWLFYQIVIANLHVAYLALHPNMAKLIDPHIIKFKTTLKKDLSLVTFANSITLTPGTITVLIEEDRYYVHAISWYVAESLPGDMEKKVGHIFMED from the coding sequence ATGGCCTTTACTGTTACCTTCTTTATCTTACTTACTTTCTGGATATTAATGTCAGGACTCTTTGATCCCTGGCATTTTACTATAGGGATTATAGCATGTGCCCTGGTTGCTTACATGTCCCACGATTTCCTATTTAAGGACATAAGGTCTAAAAATAAACACCTGGAGGTGATTAGATTTATTAAATATCTACCCTGGCTTTTTTATCAAATTGTAATAGCAAACCTCCATGTAGCCTACTTAGCTTTACATCCAAACATGGCAAAACTTATTGACCCCCACATAATAAAGTTTAAGACAACCTTAAAAAAGGACCTATCTCTGGTAACCTTCGCCAACTCTATCACCCTTACCCCCGGCACTATTACGGTATTGATCGAAGAAGACCGTTACTATGTGCATGCCATAAGTTGGTATGTGGCAGAGTCCTTACCCGGGGATATGGAAAAAAAGGTAGGTCATATATTTATGGAGGATTAG
- the nth gene encoding endonuclease III, protein MNDQDITDVIHLLRKARWELPIVSYLAKEERGPFPILISTILSLRTKDEVTAAATERLFVLASTPEEMLKLPEKEIIRTIYPCGFYRNKARTIIHICQELIDRFDARVPDTIDELLTLKGVGRKTANLVVSLGYRKDGICVDTHVHRISNRIGYVRTKTPEQTEYALREKLPSEYWPIYNTLMVAFGRNICRPISPLCGSCPVAGYCDRVGVTRSR, encoded by the coding sequence ATGAATGACCAGGACATTACAGATGTTATTCATCTTCTCAGGAAAGCAAGGTGGGAACTTCCCATTGTTTCTTATCTGGCGAAGGAGGAACGGGGACCTTTCCCCATCCTTATTTCCACTATACTCAGTCTGAGAACCAAGGACGAAGTCACCGCGGCGGCTACAGAGAGGCTTTTCGTCCTTGCCTCCACCCCGGAAGAGATGTTGAAACTTCCCGAGAAGGAGATCATCAGGACGATCTATCCCTGCGGTTTTTACAGAAACAAGGCGAGGACTATCATCCACATCTGTCAGGAATTGATTGATCGCTTTGATGCGCGGGTCCCTGACACCATTGACGAGCTGCTTACTCTCAAAGGTGTGGGGAGAAAGACAGCCAACCTCGTCGTATCACTGGGATATAGGAAAGACGGGATATGCGTGGATACCCATGTTCACCGTATCTCAAACCGCATCGGTTATGTGAGGACTAAAACCCCTGAACAAACGGAGTATGCCCTCCGAGAGAAACTACCCTCTGAATACTGGCCCATATACAACACACTGATGGTGGCTTTCGGCAGGAATATCTGCCGCCCCATCTCCCCGCTCTGCGGCAGTTGTCCTGTGGCAGG
- the mnhG gene encoding monovalent cation/H(+) antiporter subunit G, with amino-acid sequence MVITVIAVIFMVAGLFFFTVATIGFLRFPDFYCRMHATGKGDTLGTALLLSGLALHNLYHDFYWLGFVQSAKLIFIAVFWFLANPTATHALLRAAFESDFTPWTKDERAIIEWPPKMEE; translated from the coding sequence ATGGTCATTACAGTTATAGCAGTGATATTCATGGTGGCAGGCCTCTTCTTTTTTACTGTAGCTACTATCGGTTTTTTGCGTTTTCCTGACTTTTACTGCAGGATGCATGCCACAGGAAAGGGCGACACTTTAGGGACAGCCCTTCTCCTTTCAGGTCTAGCCTTACATAATCTGTATCACGACTTTTATTGGTTAGGTTTTGTTCAAAGTGCAAAATTGATATTTATTGCTGTCTTCTGGTTTTTAGCCAATCCTACAGCCACCCATGCATTGCTTAGAGCTGCATTTGAATCTGATTTTACACCATGGACTAAGGATGAAAGAGCCATTATAGAATGGCCACCAAAGATGGAGGAATAG
- a CDS encoding monovalent cation/H+ antiporter complex subunit F — protein MEDFFLAIALALGFLIFFSLYRAVFGPTVFDRIIGAGFIGTKTTAILVLIGFIYKRIDMFVDIALAYSILNFVGTLILSKYFLRKGAK, from the coding sequence ATGGAAGATTTCTTTTTAGCCATCGCCCTTGCCTTAGGTTTTCTTATATTCTTTTCTCTATATAGGGCGGTATTTGGTCCTACGGTATTTGACCGTATAATCGGTGCTGGCTTTATCGGCACTAAGACAACCGCCATTTTAGTGCTAATAGGATTTATATATAAAAGGATAGATATGTTTGTAGATATTGCATTGGCTTACTCTATTTTGAACTTCGTAGGCACCCTGATTCTCTCCAAATACTTTTTAAGGAAAGGGGCTAAATAG
- a CDS encoding DUF4040 domain-containing protein, producing the protein MIWQLDFLFLFLAVIAAAASITVKDLLGAVVLLSAFSFFMCLIWTGMGGVDVAFTEAAVGAGVSTAFFVAAVYSTTRRTKD; encoded by the coding sequence ATGATCTGGCAATTAGACTTTTTATTTTTATTTCTTGCTGTCATAGCCGCTGCGGCTTCTATAACGGTAAAGGATTTGCTCGGCGCTGTAGTACTCCTTAGTGCCTTCAGCTTTTTTATGTGTCTGATCTGGACAGGGATGGGTGGAGTAGATGTTGCATTTACCGAGGCTGCTGTGGGGGCAGGTGTAAGCACCGCCTTTTTCGTTGCTGCCGTTTATAGTACTACAAGGAGGACAAAGGATTGA
- a CDS encoding Na(+)/H(+) antiporter subunit B codes for MVRKVEDVIIQTLSRFLIPFMQLYSLYVFAHGHSSPGGGFQGGCILAASLILMVITYDLNEVKRRFKEKTLLIFCCLGVFIYAGTGWVCLLLGGNFLDYGFLSKILPADPVKARYYGMAMIELGVQITVTAVMVSIFLDLVTKGEHEEVLEEKDAGIHNK; via the coding sequence GTGGTAAGAAAGGTTGAGGATGTTATTATCCAGACCCTGTCCAGATTTCTTATACCATTTATGCAACTCTATAGCCTTTATGTCTTTGCCCATGGCCATAGCAGCCCCGGGGGAGGCTTTCAGGGAGGTTGTATCTTAGCTGCAAGTCTTATCCTTATGGTTATTACCTATGATTTAAATGAGGTAAAGAGGCGTTTCAAAGAAAAGACACTTCTCATATTCTGTTGCCTCGGGGTCTTTATCTATGCCGGTACCGGCTGGGTATGCCTGCTACTGGGTGGTAATTTTTTAGATTATGGATTTCTGAGTAAGATCTTACCAGCAGACCCTGTAAAGGCAAGGTATTATGGCATGGCAATGATAGAGTTAGGAGTACAGATTACAGTCACGGCCGTTATGGTCTCTATCTTTCTTGATCTGGTAACAAAAGGTGAACACGAAGAGGTATTGGAGGAGAAGGATGCTGGAATACATAATAAGTAA
- a CDS encoding cation:proton antiporter subunit C yields MLEYIISKYNYWMYIVLILIGFYAMMAKNNLMKKLIGMGIFQWAIIFYFMSIGAKKGATTHIISGHGATQHIVRAVDFVNPLPSVLMLTAIVVGVATTGISLAILIAIYRRYGTLEEDEIIKKENSK; encoded by the coding sequence ATGCTGGAATACATAATAAGTAAATACAACTATTGGATGTACATAGTCCTTATCTTGATAGGATTCTATGCAATGATGGCCAAAAACAATCTAATGAAAAAGCTTATAGGTATGGGTATATTTCAATGGGCCATCATATTTTACTTTATGTCCATCGGGGCAAAAAAGGGCGCCACTACACATATTATAAGTGGGCACGGGGCTACACAACATATTGTCCGTGCAGTAGATTTTGTAAATCCACTGCCTTCTGTGCTCATGCTTACAGCCATTGTAGTAGGGGTGGCTACTACAGGCATTTCCCTTGCTATACTTATAGCCATTTATAGAAGGTATGGCACCTTAGAAGAGGATGAGATTATTAAAAAGGAAAACAGTAAGTGA